A region from the Oncorhynchus gorbuscha isolate QuinsamMale2020 ecotype Even-year unplaced genomic scaffold, OgorEven_v1.0 Un_scaffold_2776, whole genome shotgun sequence genome encodes:
- the LOC124026567 gene encoding zinc finger protein 135-like has translation MTVAVKEEDDCFGVTEMTVAVKEEDDCFGVTEMTVAVKEEDDCFGVTEMTVAVKEEDDCFGVTEMTVAVKEEDDCFGVTVTLEEEEEQAGDLMNTGTDRERPDSYSDSGKSPSGEPEPETSKPARPHHCSHCGKSFTNSRNLKEHERTHTGENAFQCSQCEKSFKELENLKIHKRMHSEEKPYHCSQCGMTFRWLQGLKRHERIHTGEKPYRCSHCENSFRWLEGLKRHERIHTGENPYQCSHCGRSFTQLASLKSHQRIHTQEEKTYHCSNCGKTFSRAEDLKSHERIERLCSDLCF, from the exons ATGACTGTcgcagtgaaagaagaggatgaCTGTTTTGGCGTGACGGAGATGACTGTcgcagtgaaagaagaggatgaCTGTTTTGGCGTGACGGAGATGACTGTcgcagtgaaagaagaggatgaCTGTTTTGGCGTGACGGAGATGACTGTcgcagtgaaagaagaggatgaCTGTTTTGGCGTGACGGAGATGACTGTcgcagtgaaagaagaggatgaCTGTTTTGGCGTGACGGTCACattggaagaagaggaagaacaggCTGGAGATCTAATGAACACCGGTACAGACA gagagagaccagactcttACTCTGACAGCGGGAAGAGTCCTTCAGGGGAACCAGAGCCAGAGACGTCCAAACCAGCAAGACCACACCACTGCtcccactgtggaaagagttttactaaTTCACGGAACCTAAAAgagcatgagaggacacacacaggagaaaatgCTTTTCAATGCTCCCAGTGTGAAAAGAGTTTTAAAGAGTTAGAGAACCTGAAAATACACAAGAGAATGCACTCTGAagaaaagccttaccactgctcccaatgtggaatgACATTTAGGTGGTTACAAGGCCTGAAaaggcatgagagaatacacacaggagaaaagccctACCGCTGTTCCCACTGTGAAAATAGTTTTAGGTGGTTAGAAGGCCTGAAaaggcatgagagaatacacacaggagaaaatcCCTACCAATGCTCTCACTGTGGAAGGAGTTTTACTCAGTTAGCAAGCCTGAAATCACATCAGAGGATACATACACAGGAGGAgaagacataccactgctctaatTGTGGAAAGACATTTTCCCGGGCAGAGGACCTGAAATCacatgagagaatagagagactgtGTTCTGACTTATGTTTTTGA
- the LOC124026563 gene encoding zinc finger protein 883-like — translation MSSLSCSPPDKEEEVCWTEKDALVKEEGEEEAVTIPKQVEGETVTMKEEEKDVSVKEEEDAFRVKEEEDVTVKEEEEKEEAAVFGVKEGEITVTLKKEEEEEVTGYLGPVSQTHLKVSDGSNDELCRKMVLRNRSSIYTREIRDDRGSSGEPQQHHEGDEAEESLSRSEHLKKHQRKHTGKKLHRCSDCGKTFSRLYTLQSHQRIHTGEKPFSCDQCGKSFVTSGCLTIHQRTHTGEKPYSCDQCKNSFVTSSSLTIHQRTHTGEKPYCCNQCGKSVVSSSRLTIHQRTHTGEKPYSCDQCKNSFVTSSSLTIHQRTHTGEKPYCCNQCGKSFVSSSRLTIHQRIHTGEKAYHCSDCGKSFSISGNFKSHQRTHTGEKPYSCNQCGKSFAQSSNLIAHLRIHTGEKPHCCSECGKTFSKLYTLQSHQRIHTGEKPYSCSECGKIFSKLYTLLSHQRTHTGEKPYSCSECGKIFSK, via the exons ATGAGTTCACTAAGCTGCTCTCCTCCTGAtaaagaagaggaggtctgctggacggagaaagatgCTCTCgtgaaagaggagggggaagaggaggctgttacaatACCAAAACAAGTAGAGGGTGAAACTGTTACcatgaaagaagaagagaaagatgtttcagtgaaagaagaggaagacgcgttcagggtgaaagaggaggaggatgttacagtaaaagaagaggaagagaaagaggaggctgcagtttttggagtgaaggaaggagagataacTGTCACACTGaaaaaggaggaagaagaggaggtaactggatatctgggcccggtttcccaaacgcATCTTAAGGTGTCCGATGGTTCTAATGATGAACTTTGCCGCAAAATGGTTTTGAGAAACCGTTCCTCGATTTAcacta gagagatacGGGACgatcgtggatcctctggggagcctcaacaacatcatgaAGGGGACGAGGCAGAggagagtctctccagatcagaacacctcaaGAAACACCAGCGGAAACACACAGGGAAGAAACTTCACcgttgctctgactgtgggaagaccTTTTCAAGATTATATACATTACAatcacaccagagaattcacactggagagaaacctttcAGCTgcgatcaatgtgggaagagttttgttacATCTGGCTGTCTgactatacaccagagaacacacacaggagagaaaccttatagctgtgatcaatgtaaAAATAGTTTTGTTACTTCGAGCTCTCTgactatacaccagagaacacacacaggagagaaaccttattgctgtaatcaatgtgggaaAAGTGTTGTTTCATCTAGCCGTCTGAcaatacaccagagaacacacacaggagagaaaccttatagctgtgatcaatgtaaAAACAGTTTTGTTACTTCGAGCTCTCTgactatacaccagagaacacacacaggagagaaaccttattgctgtaatcaatgtgggaaAAGTTTTGTTTCATCTAGCCGTCTGACaatacaccagagaatacacacaggagagaaagcttaccactgctctgactgtggaaagagtttttctATCTCAGGAAATTTtaaatcacaccagagaacacacacaggagagaaaccttatagctgtaatcaatgtgggaagagttttgctcaATCAAGCAACCTGATAGCACACCTGAgaatacacactggagagaaacctcacTGCTGCTCTGAGTGTGGGAAGACCTTCTCAAAATTATATACATTACAatcacaccagagaattcacactggagagaaaccttatagctgctcTGAATGTGGAAAGATCTTTTCAAAATTATATACATTactatcacaccagagaacacacactggagagaaaccttatagctgctcTGAATGTGGAAAGATCTTTTCAAAATGA